A part of Myxococcus landrumus genomic DNA contains:
- a CDS encoding serine hydrolase domain-containing protein: MPPSVHILLGALWALVPLSSSAQSARPVEPAQQAPVAREEARKLLGVWAAEPVFGPEVQGELTVFREGGAWRASIAGFEAPGRLEKDSLTVVLPGGQGTFRGKVGADGKSIRGHWVQPRVVVGGVQYASPVELRALHKGAWRGTVTPWADRLTLYLVVYERPDGSIGAYLRDPEKGFGRQFAFNVAMREGAVTLVDPRGPTTLEGTHDASQDRLTVPLFFLGPLQFTRRDRNQAVGLHARTPAPGPYVYRAPVSEPDGWATASLQDVGMDPAPISALMQRILDTEPGPTAKPLVQGVLIARRGKLVVEEYFHGFDKERLHDLRSAAKTLAPVLVGTAIEQGAKLSPQTPVYAMFPAYKPSAPMDPRKAQLTLEHLMTMTSGLDCDDNNEESPGGEDRLQSQEGDWYTYTLDLPLGRAPGDPQAVYCTAGINLLGGVVRNATGTWLPEHFERTVARPLQFRRYAMNLMPDGEAYLGGGLYARPRDALKLGQLYLSGGVWNGQRVVSRRWVERSTARHSVMSPERTYGYAWWRHELKVGERVYAEYEAGGNGGQYVMVIPELELTVMFTGGNYGQFNLWKTFREELLPRYILVAVRP; this comes from the coding sequence GTGCCCCCGTCAGTCCACATCCTCCTGGGGGCCTTGTGGGCCCTGGTGCCCCTGTCCTCCAGTGCTCAGTCCGCCCGGCCGGTGGAGCCTGCCCAGCAGGCCCCGGTGGCCAGGGAGGAGGCCCGAAAGCTGCTGGGTGTCTGGGCCGCGGAGCCTGTCTTCGGGCCGGAGGTCCAGGGCGAGCTCACGGTGTTTCGCGAGGGCGGCGCCTGGCGCGCGAGCATCGCGGGGTTCGAGGCGCCGGGGCGCTTGGAGAAGGACTCGCTGACGGTGGTGCTGCCGGGAGGGCAGGGGACGTTCCGGGGCAAGGTGGGCGCCGATGGGAAGTCCATTCGAGGCCACTGGGTGCAGCCTCGGGTTGTTGTCGGAGGCGTCCAGTACGCCTCGCCCGTGGAGCTGCGCGCGCTGCACAAAGGGGCCTGGCGAGGCACCGTGACGCCGTGGGCGGACCGGCTCACGCTGTACCTCGTGGTGTACGAGCGCCCGGATGGCTCCATCGGCGCGTACCTGCGAGACCCGGAGAAGGGCTTCGGCCGGCAGTTCGCGTTCAACGTGGCGATGCGGGAGGGCGCCGTGACGCTGGTGGATCCGCGTGGGCCGACGACGCTCGAAGGCACGCATGACGCGAGCCAGGACCGGCTGACCGTGCCCCTGTTCTTCTTGGGGCCGCTCCAGTTCACCCGGAGGGACCGGAACCAGGCGGTGGGGCTCCATGCTCGGACTCCCGCGCCGGGCCCGTATGTCTACCGGGCCCCTGTCTCGGAGCCGGATGGTTGGGCGACGGCGTCGCTCCAGGACGTGGGCATGGACCCCGCGCCCATCTCGGCGCTGATGCAGCGCATCCTCGACACGGAGCCGGGGCCCACGGCGAAGCCGCTCGTCCAGGGCGTGCTCATCGCGCGCAGGGGCAAGCTCGTGGTGGAGGAGTACTTCCATGGCTTCGACAAGGAGCGCCTGCATGACCTGCGCTCCGCCGCCAAGACGCTGGCGCCGGTGCTGGTGGGCACCGCCATCGAGCAGGGCGCGAAGCTCTCGCCCCAGACGCCCGTCTACGCGATGTTTCCCGCGTACAAGCCCTCCGCGCCCATGGACCCGCGCAAGGCCCAGCTCACGCTGGAGCACTTGATGACGATGACCTCGGGGCTCGACTGCGATGACAACAACGAAGAGTCCCCGGGCGGAGAGGACCGCCTCCAGTCGCAGGAGGGGGACTGGTACACGTACACGCTGGACCTGCCCCTGGGCCGCGCACCAGGAGACCCGCAGGCGGTGTACTGCACGGCGGGCATCAACCTGTTGGGCGGCGTGGTGCGCAACGCGACGGGCACGTGGCTGCCCGAGCACTTCGAGCGCACCGTGGCCCGGCCGCTCCAGTTCCGCCGCTATGCGATGAACCTGATGCCGGATGGCGAGGCGTACCTCGGTGGCGGGCTGTATGCGCGGCCTCGAGATGCGCTGAAGCTGGGGCAGCTCTACTTGTCGGGCGGCGTGTGGAATGGCCAGCGCGTGGTCAGCAGGCGCTGGGTCGAGCGCTCCACCGCGCGTCACTCCGTCATGAGCCCGGAGCGCACGTATGGCTATGCGTGGTGGCGTCATGAGCTGAAGGTGGGCGAGCGCGTGTACGCGGAATACGAAGCGGGCGGCAACGGAGGCCAGTACGTCATGGTCATCCCCGAGCTGGAGCTCACGGTGATGTTCACCGGCGGGAACTATGGCCAGTTCAACCTCTGGAAGACGTTCCGGGAGGAATTGCTGCCCCGATACATCCTCGTGGCCGTCCGTCCGTAG
- a CDS encoding efflux RND transporter permease subunit produces the protein MKFAHFFVDRPIFAAVLSVLLLIGGGLSLVQLPLAEYPAVSPPTVVVSAAYPGANPSVIAETVAAPLEQAINGVEGMLYMSSQSTTDGRVALTITFGMEVDADTATVQVQNRVARAIPRLPAEVQRLGVMTEKTSPDMLLVVHLVSPDGKLDPLYLSNYAVLQVKDVLQRVSGVGGVGVWGAGEYSMRVWLDPQLLAARNLTASDVVGAIREQNVQVAAGVVGQQPDERSAFQLTVTTQGRLTDEEQFRDIVVKVGEAGQVTRLRDVARVELGASSYSVRARLDGKPAVAIGINQASGSNALDVSAGIRARMEELSKAFPEGMEYRIVYDPTLFVRASISNVVQTLAEAVVLVVLVVLLFLQTWRASVIPLAAVPVSLVGTAAVMQMMGFSLNTLSLFGLVLSIGIVVDDAIVVVENVERHIEQGSSPKEAARKAMTEVTGPIIAITSVLSAVFIPTAFLGGLTGQFYRQFALTIAISTILSAFNSLTLSPALAGVLLRGHHGPKDGLTRFMEKAFGGWLFRPFNRFFDKASAGYVSLVRRVVRISVVALALYVGLLGLTWLGFKKVPAGFVPMQDKYYLVGLAQLPPASSLERTDAVVKEMSDLMLKEKGVANVVAFTGLSINGFVSSPNSAVVFAILDDFEKRKTGDLSANAIAGRLQGKLGGIEEGFAAVFPPPPVPGMGTLAGFKLQVEDRAGLGPEALYTATQALVQKASTDPSLTGLMTTFEINVPQLHAEVDRVKAKQQGVPLSSVFETLQIQLGSLYVNDFNRFGRTYQVNVQADAKHRMESDDIGRLQVRNERGGMVPLAALVDVGPSFGPDQVLRYNGYPAADINGAAAPGVSTGQAVAAMERLAAETLPAGMTFEWTDLTYQEKQAGSEGLFVFPLAILLAFLILAAQYNSWTLPLAVLLTVPLALLSALAGVWFVDGDNNIFTQIGLVVLVGLAAKNAILIVEFAKAQEDEGMGVVQAALEACRLRLRPILMTSIAFIMGVVPLALATGAGAEMRQAMGVAVFAGMLGVTLFGLVLTPIFYIVIRKLSVRGEDRPVAELPAGVSGAGGH, from the coding sequence GTGAAGTTCGCGCACTTTTTCGTCGACCGGCCCATCTTCGCGGCCGTGTTGTCCGTGCTGCTGCTGATAGGCGGCGGCTTGTCCCTGGTGCAGTTGCCCCTGGCTGAATATCCCGCCGTGTCTCCGCCCACCGTGGTGGTGAGCGCGGCCTATCCCGGAGCGAATCCCTCCGTCATCGCGGAGACGGTGGCCGCGCCGCTCGAGCAGGCCATCAACGGCGTGGAGGGCATGCTCTACATGTCCTCGCAGTCCACCACCGACGGCCGGGTGGCGTTGACCATCACCTTCGGCATGGAGGTGGATGCCGATACCGCGACGGTGCAGGTGCAGAACCGCGTGGCGCGAGCGATACCGCGCCTCCCTGCGGAGGTGCAGCGGCTGGGCGTCATGACGGAGAAGACGAGCCCGGACATGTTGCTGGTGGTGCACCTGGTCTCCCCGGACGGGAAGCTGGATCCGCTCTACCTCTCCAACTACGCGGTGCTCCAGGTGAAGGACGTGCTCCAGCGCGTCTCGGGCGTGGGCGGCGTGGGCGTGTGGGGCGCGGGTGAGTACAGCATGCGCGTCTGGTTGGACCCGCAGTTGCTGGCCGCGCGCAACCTCACCGCGAGCGACGTGGTGGGCGCCATCCGCGAGCAGAACGTGCAGGTGGCCGCGGGTGTGGTGGGGCAGCAGCCGGATGAGCGCTCCGCCTTCCAGCTCACCGTCACCACGCAGGGTCGGCTCACGGACGAGGAGCAGTTCCGAGACATCGTGGTCAAGGTGGGCGAGGCCGGACAGGTGACCCGGCTGCGCGACGTGGCGCGGGTGGAGCTGGGCGCGAGCAGCTACTCGGTGCGGGCCCGGTTGGATGGAAAGCCGGCGGTGGCCATTGGCATCAACCAGGCCTCGGGCTCCAACGCGCTGGACGTGTCCGCGGGCATCCGTGCCCGGATGGAGGAGCTGAGCAAGGCCTTCCCGGAGGGCATGGAGTACCGCATCGTCTACGACCCGACCCTCTTCGTCCGCGCGTCCATCTCCAACGTGGTGCAGACGTTGGCGGAGGCGGTGGTGCTGGTGGTGCTGGTGGTGCTGCTCTTCCTCCAGACGTGGCGCGCCTCCGTCATTCCGCTGGCGGCGGTGCCCGTGTCGCTGGTGGGCACGGCGGCGGTGATGCAGATGATGGGCTTCTCGCTCAACACGCTGTCGCTCTTCGGGTTGGTGCTCTCCATCGGCATCGTGGTGGATGACGCCATCGTCGTGGTGGAGAACGTGGAGCGGCACATCGAGCAGGGCTCCAGTCCCAAGGAAGCGGCCCGCAAGGCGATGACCGAAGTGACGGGCCCCATCATCGCGATTACCTCCGTGCTGTCCGCGGTGTTCATCCCCACGGCGTTCCTGGGCGGACTGACGGGTCAGTTCTATCGGCAGTTCGCGCTGACCATCGCCATCTCCACCATCCTCTCGGCCTTCAACTCGCTCACGCTCAGCCCGGCGCTCGCCGGAGTCCTGCTGCGCGGGCACCACGGCCCGAAGGACGGCCTCACGCGCTTCATGGAGAAGGCGTTCGGCGGCTGGCTCTTCCGTCCCTTCAACCGCTTCTTCGACAAGGCCTCCGCGGGCTACGTGTCGCTGGTGCGGCGGGTGGTGCGCATCAGCGTGGTGGCGCTGGCCCTCTACGTCGGACTCCTGGGCCTGACGTGGCTGGGCTTCAAGAAGGTCCCCGCGGGCTTCGTCCCCATGCAGGACAAGTACTACCTGGTGGGCCTGGCGCAGCTGCCACCGGCGTCATCACTGGAGCGCACGGACGCGGTGGTGAAGGAGATGTCGGACCTGATGCTGAAGGAGAAGGGCGTCGCCAACGTGGTGGCCTTCACGGGCCTCTCCATCAACGGCTTCGTCAGCTCTCCCAACTCGGCGGTGGTGTTCGCCATCCTGGATGACTTCGAGAAGCGCAAGACCGGGGACTTGTCGGCGAACGCCATCGCCGGTCGCCTCCAGGGGAAGCTGGGAGGCATCGAGGAAGGCTTCGCGGCCGTGTTCCCTCCGCCTCCCGTGCCGGGCATGGGCACGCTGGCGGGCTTCAAGCTCCAGGTGGAGGACCGCGCGGGTCTGGGGCCGGAGGCGCTCTACACGGCCACCCAGGCGTTGGTGCAGAAGGCGTCGACGGACCCCTCGCTGACGGGGCTGATGACGACCTTCGAAATCAACGTGCCCCAGCTCCACGCGGAGGTGGACCGGGTGAAGGCGAAGCAGCAGGGCGTCCCCCTGAGCTCCGTCTTCGAGACGCTCCAGATTCAACTGGGCTCGCTCTATGTGAACGACTTCAACCGCTTCGGCCGCACGTATCAGGTGAACGTGCAGGCGGACGCGAAGCACCGCATGGAGTCGGACGACATCGGCCGGCTGCAGGTGCGCAACGAGCGGGGCGGCATGGTGCCACTGGCGGCGCTGGTGGACGTGGGGCCCTCGTTCGGTCCGGACCAGGTGCTGCGGTACAACGGCTATCCGGCGGCGGACATCAACGGCGCGGCGGCTCCGGGCGTGAGCACGGGACAGGCCGTGGCGGCGATGGAGCGACTGGCGGCGGAGACCCTGCCCGCGGGCATGACGTTCGAGTGGACCGACCTGACGTACCAGGAGAAGCAAGCGGGCAGCGAAGGACTGTTCGTGTTCCCGCTGGCCATCCTGTTGGCGTTCCTCATCCTGGCGGCGCAGTACAACAGCTGGACCTTGCCGCTGGCGGTGCTGCTGACGGTTCCGCTCGCGCTGCTCAGCGCGCTGGCGGGCGTGTGGTTCGTGGATGGGGACAACAACATCTTCACGCAGATTGGCCTGGTGGTGCTGGTGGGCCTGGCGGCGAAGAACGCCATCCTCATCGTCGAGTTCGCCAAGGCGCAGGAGGATGAAGGCATGGGGGTGGTGCAGGCGGCGCTGGAGGCGTGCAGGCTGCGTCTGCGGCCCATCCTGATGACCTCCATCGCGTTCATCATGGGTGTGGTGCCGCTGGCACTGGCCACGGGCGCGGGCGCGGAGATGCGCCAGGCGATGGGCGTGGCGGTGTTCGCGGGCATGCTCGGCGTGACGCTGTTCGGTCTGGTGCTGACGCCCATCTTCTACATCGTCATCCGGAAGCTCTCGGTGCGAGGCGAGGACCGTCCGGTCGCCGAGCTTCCGGCGGGCGTGTCGGGGGCGGGAGGTCACTGA
- a CDS encoding sensor histidine kinase: MKLSLATRIFLGYAVVLVTFGLVSLFSVAELHRNRLEIRLVSQGYLQLSQDAAEMEMNHANQQRHTSRMLEEDSAEIRRAIIRLARVYVPTTFISQRLAATRERATQLRAMAPESEVRFIQELEVRLAELDTRYREYGRAAESVFDAFSKQAPDKAQVERATADVLSMEDAIGRELRLLRLSLSNRIRERVDGAEERERQTGLAIISLSVAAILLGLGATAWSARTLRPVRTLIEGVSRIGKGDYSAQLGVKGHDEVAVLARAFDQMARSLQAREAQIKAQAEALMRAEQLAAVGRISAQIVHEVRNPLSSIGLNVELLGDAVEQATFPDPAEAGEVKDLLSAVTREVDRLADVTEHYLRMARPQRPDLDPRDVTAVLDGVLDFSREELMRAGVEVVREFAPQTPAVLADEGQLRQVFLNLLRNSREAMPHGGLLTIATRPLEQDVEVTVKDTGQGMTEEVRQHLFEPFFTTKEGGTGLGLAVSQQILQAHGGSLSCQSIPGQGTAFVLRLPRA; the protein is encoded by the coding sequence ATGAAGCTCTCCCTGGCCACCCGCATCTTCCTGGGCTACGCGGTGGTGCTCGTCACCTTCGGCCTGGTGTCCCTCTTCAGCGTCGCGGAGCTGCACCGCAACCGGCTGGAGATTCGTCTGGTGAGCCAGGGCTATCTCCAGCTCTCCCAGGACGCGGCGGAGATGGAGATGAACCACGCCAACCAGCAGCGCCACACCTCGCGCATGCTGGAGGAGGACAGCGCGGAGATTCGCCGCGCCATCATCCGCCTGGCGCGCGTGTACGTGCCCACGACCTTCATCTCCCAGCGGCTCGCGGCGACACGCGAGCGGGCCACGCAGCTTCGCGCCATGGCCCCGGAGAGCGAGGTGCGCTTCATCCAGGAGCTGGAGGTCCGGCTGGCGGAGCTGGACACGCGCTACCGGGAATACGGCCGCGCCGCGGAGAGCGTCTTCGATGCCTTCAGCAAGCAGGCCCCGGACAAGGCCCAGGTGGAGCGCGCCACCGCGGATGTGCTCAGCATGGAGGACGCCATCGGCCGCGAGCTGCGCCTCTTGCGCCTGTCGTTGTCCAACCGCATCCGCGAGCGCGTGGACGGCGCCGAGGAGCGCGAGCGGCAGACGGGCCTGGCCATCATCAGCCTCTCCGTCGCGGCCATCCTCCTGGGCCTGGGCGCCACGGCGTGGTCGGCCCGGACGCTGCGCCCCGTGCGCACGCTCATCGAGGGCGTGTCCCGCATCGGCAAGGGCGACTACAGCGCGCAGCTCGGCGTGAAGGGCCATGACGAGGTGGCGGTGCTCGCGCGCGCGTTCGACCAGATGGCGCGCTCCCTCCAGGCCCGCGAGGCGCAAATCAAGGCCCAGGCGGAGGCGCTGATGCGCGCCGAGCAGCTCGCCGCCGTGGGCCGCATCTCCGCGCAAATCGTCCACGAGGTGCGCAACCCGCTGTCCTCCATCGGACTCAACGTGGAGCTGCTCGGCGACGCGGTGGAGCAGGCCACCTTCCCGGACCCCGCCGAGGCCGGCGAGGTGAAGGACCTGCTGTCCGCCGTCACCCGGGAGGTGGACCGGCTGGCGGACGTCACCGAGCACTACCTGCGCATGGCCCGTCCCCAGCGGCCGGACCTGGACCCTCGCGACGTGACGGCCGTTCTGGACGGCGTGCTGGACTTCTCACGCGAGGAGCTGATGCGCGCGGGCGTGGAGGTGGTGCGCGAGTTCGCGCCGCAGACGCCCGCCGTGCTCGCGGACGAGGGACAGCTTCGCCAGGTGTTCCTCAACCTCCTGCGCAACAGCCGCGAGGCGATGCCCCACGGCGGCCTGCTCACCATCGCCACCCGCCCCCTGGAGCAGGACGTGGAGGTGACGGTGAAGGACACAGGTCAGGGCATGACGGAGGAGGTGCGCCAGCACCTCTTCGAGCCGTTCTTCACCACCAAGGAGGGCGGCACCGGCCTGGGGCTGGCGGTGAGTCAACAGATTCTCCAGGCGCACGGGGGCTCCCTCTCCTGCCAGAGTATTCCCGGCCAGGGCACGGCCTTCGTGTTAAGGCTTCCTCGCGCATGA
- a CDS encoding M16 family metallopeptidase encodes MSFTSYRDVLPSGLRVVTVETPHLHTALLAIYVRTGSRHETAANNGVSHYLEHLFFRGSEGWPDTVKMNAAVEEVGGNLNGVTTRDHGYYYTPLHPAHFRVGLDILGDMLTRPRLTDMEVERQIILEEMLDEVDEKGRDIDLDNLSKHLLFPNHPLALKIAGTRDSVSALQHSQVLEHFAQHYVTGNIVVTAAGRVRRDEVLELTERAFARLPKGPSSTELPPPPAAPGPLLHFVSHDESQTEFRLNFRTVPEQHDDYAALQIIRRVMDDGLSSRLPFEIVEKRGLAYSVHASLDAYDDAGLFEIEAASAPEKASQVVEESLRVLSTLCDDLIGDEELARAKRRHRMLLEFSQDSPGELAGWFGGTELFRAPETFAHRADLVDSQSAERVREVARRYFRKENLTVVAVGQRKGLKALERVVAEAPGLPGAPALRLAKAKVSAGRRG; translated from the coding sequence ATGAGCTTCACATCGTATCGGGACGTGCTGCCCTCCGGGCTCCGCGTCGTCACCGTCGAGACGCCCCACCTCCACACCGCCCTGCTCGCCATCTACGTCCGCACCGGCAGCCGGCACGAGACGGCCGCGAACAACGGCGTCAGTCACTACCTGGAGCACCTGTTCTTCCGGGGCAGTGAAGGCTGGCCGGACACCGTGAAGATGAACGCCGCCGTGGAGGAAGTGGGCGGCAACCTCAACGGCGTCACCACCCGGGACCACGGGTACTACTACACGCCCCTGCACCCGGCGCACTTCCGCGTGGGCCTGGACATCCTCGGGGACATGCTCACCCGCCCCCGCCTCACCGACATGGAGGTGGAGCGGCAGATCATCCTCGAGGAGATGCTCGACGAGGTCGACGAGAAGGGCCGGGACATCGACCTGGACAACCTGTCCAAGCACCTGCTGTTCCCCAACCACCCGCTGGCCCTGAAAATCGCCGGGACGCGCGACTCCGTCTCCGCCCTCCAGCATTCGCAGGTGCTCGAGCACTTCGCCCAGCACTACGTCACCGGCAACATCGTGGTCACCGCCGCGGGCCGCGTGCGCCGCGACGAGGTGCTGGAGCTGACCGAGCGCGCCTTCGCCCGCCTGCCCAAGGGCCCCTCGAGCACGGAGCTGCCTCCGCCTCCCGCCGCGCCGGGCCCCTTGCTGCACTTCGTCTCGCACGACGAATCGCAGACGGAGTTCAGGCTCAACTTCCGCACCGTGCCGGAGCAGCACGACGACTACGCCGCGCTGCAGATCATCCGTCGGGTGATGGATGACGGCCTGTCCTCGCGCCTGCCGTTCGAAATCGTGGAGAAGCGCGGGCTGGCCTACTCCGTCCACGCGTCGCTGGACGCGTACGACGACGCGGGCCTGTTCGAAATCGAGGCCGCCAGCGCCCCCGAGAAGGCGTCCCAGGTGGTGGAGGAGTCGCTGCGGGTGCTCAGCACGCTGTGCGACGACTTGATTGGCGACGAGGAGCTGGCGCGCGCCAAGCGCCGTCACCGCATGCTGCTGGAGTTCTCGCAGGACTCGCCGGGGGAGCTGGCCGGGTGGTTCGGCGGCACGGAGCTGTTCCGCGCGCCGGAGACCTTCGCCCACCGCGCGGACCTGGTGGACTCGCAGTCCGCCGAGCGCGTCCGCGAGGTGGCCCGGCGCTACTTCCGGAAGGAGAACCTCACCGTGGTCGCGGTGGGCCAGCGCAAGGGCCTCAAGGCCCTGGAGCGCGTGGTGGCGGAGGCCCCGGGACTGCCCGGAGCCCCCGCGCTGAGGCTGGCGAAGGCGAAGGTCAGCGCCGGCCGCCGCGGATGA
- a CDS encoding SDR family NAD(P)-dependent oxidoreductase, producing MTDWALITGASRGIGQAAAARFRKEGWSVLNLSRGESGVPGVVDLRVDLGSGDWEPRVEAALREHLGPSPRRVTLVHNAALYEHDDALALTAEHLRRVLEVNLVAPAVLNRLTRPYLREGSSVLYVGSTLSEKAVRNNATYVTSKHALVGLMRATCQDLVGTGIHTVCVCPGFTDTELLREHLGDKPELRATIASKSTFGRLITPEEIAHVLYFCATTATVNGAVLHANLGQVET from the coding sequence GTGACGGACTGGGCCCTCATCACCGGCGCCAGCCGAGGCATCGGACAGGCGGCGGCCGCTCGCTTCCGGAAGGAAGGCTGGAGCGTGCTGAACCTGTCACGCGGCGAGAGCGGCGTGCCCGGTGTCGTGGACCTGCGCGTGGACCTGGGCTCCGGCGACTGGGAGCCTCGCGTGGAGGCCGCGCTGCGCGAGCACCTGGGGCCGTCCCCTCGCCGCGTCACCCTGGTGCACAACGCCGCGCTCTACGAGCACGACGACGCGCTGGCGCTCACCGCGGAGCACCTGCGCCGGGTGCTGGAGGTCAACCTCGTCGCGCCCGCGGTGCTCAACCGCCTGACACGGCCGTACCTGCGCGAGGGCTCCTCCGTCCTCTACGTGGGCTCCACGCTGTCGGAGAAGGCCGTGCGCAACAACGCCACCTACGTGACGTCGAAGCACGCACTGGTCGGGCTGATGCGCGCCACCTGCCAGGACCTGGTGGGCACCGGCATCCACACCGTCTGCGTGTGCCCTGGCTTCACCGACACGGAGCTCTTGCGCGAGCACCTGGGCGACAAGCCCGAGCTCCGGGCCACCATCGCCTCCAAGTCCACGTTCGGGCGACTCATCACTCCGGAGGAGATCGCCCACGTCCTCTACTTCTGCGCCACCACGGCCACGGTGAATGGCGCCGTGCTGCACGCCAACCTGGGCCAGGTGGAGACCTGA
- a CDS encoding 6-pyruvoyl trahydropterin synthase family protein has product MPRTTTLELHKEEMKFSAGHFTIFSATHRENLHGHNFTVFVALTGEVTDNGMLSDYGPLKRTIIERCHAWNETFFLPDRSPHLKLERDAKGNVLARFNGEEIHFLARDVTVLPVANVTLEELARVFGEELVGDGSAMRRDGVLKLVVKCASGPGQWSSWEWEAA; this is encoded by the coding sequence ATGCCACGCACGACGACCCTCGAGCTGCACAAGGAAGAGATGAAGTTCTCGGCCGGGCACTTCACCATCTTCTCGGCGACGCACCGCGAGAACCTGCACGGCCACAACTTCACCGTCTTCGTCGCGCTGACGGGAGAGGTGACCGACAACGGCATGCTCTCCGACTACGGCCCGCTGAAGCGGACCATCATCGAGCGCTGTCACGCCTGGAACGAGACCTTCTTCCTCCCGGACCGCTCCCCGCACCTGAAGCTGGAGCGGGACGCCAAGGGCAATGTGCTCGCGCGCTTCAACGGCGAGGAGATCCACTTCCTGGCCCGCGACGTGACGGTGCTCCCAGTGGCGAACGTGACGCTGGAGGAGCTGGCGCGCGTCTTCGGCGAGGAGCTGGTCGGAGATGGCTCCGCGATGCGCCGCGATGGCGTCCTGAAGCTGGTGGTGAAGTGCGCCTCCGGCCCCGGTCAGTGGTCCTCCTGGGAGTGGGAGGCGGCGTGA
- the queD gene encoding 6-carboxytetrahydropterin synthase QueD yields the protein MEPVSKKKVSLVTEISKEFTFEAAHRLPNVPPGHKCSRVHGHSYRIEITVRGPVDPHFGWIVDFAELNSAWQALHAQLDHRLLNDVEGLENPTSELLAAWVYERLSFPNFPAARVVKLRVSETCTSQCTVYPAEG from the coding sequence ATGGAGCCCGTCTCGAAGAAGAAAGTCTCGCTGGTGACCGAAATCTCGAAGGAGTTCACCTTCGAGGCCGCGCATCGCCTTCCGAATGTCCCCCCCGGCCACAAGTGCTCGCGAGTCCACGGGCACAGCTACCGCATCGAAATCACCGTCCGGGGACCGGTGGACCCTCACTTCGGCTGGATTGTCGACTTCGCCGAGCTCAACTCCGCCTGGCAGGCGCTGCACGCGCAGCTGGACCACCGGCTGCTCAACGACGTGGAGGGGCTGGAGAACCCCACGAGCGAGCTGCTGGCGGCCTGGGTCTACGAGCGGCTGAGCTTCCCCAACTTCCCCGCCGCGCGCGTGGTGAAGCTGCGCGTGTCCGAGACGTGCACCTCGCAGTGCACCGTCTACCCCGCCGAGGGCTGA
- a CDS encoding efflux RND transporter periplasmic adaptor subunit, which produces MNWRRAAVGGALALPLVVGGLVLAKGEGADSQGGAPSAQMPATPVVAAEVLSKSVADVAEFTGVLAAVHSVELRPRVGGYIESVRFAEGGLVTAGQVLFQLDARTYEAAFARAKAELLQAEERQTLAQKRFERGEKLVAEQAISQGDFDVLVAERAESRARVESAKAAARAAEIDLQDTRVRAPVSGRVGRALVTQGNLVSGGSANATVLTTVVSVEPYYVYFDVDEATYLRFSGTSSGARGKDGRVNSVPVRVALRGEDGFSREARLDFLDNQVSVATGTARARAVLPNPDGKLTAGLYARVRLETGAARPTILIQDQAVATDQKGRYVLVIRADQTLEQRRVELGPLDGGLRVVRGGLSAGERVVLKGLARPGMKVAPTVVAMADSEHVGGARP; this is translated from the coding sequence ATGAATTGGAGACGTGCAGCGGTGGGAGGGGCGTTGGCCCTCCCGCTGGTGGTGGGCGGTCTTGTCCTCGCGAAGGGTGAGGGCGCGGATTCGCAAGGTGGCGCCCCCAGCGCCCAGATGCCCGCGACTCCCGTGGTCGCCGCGGAGGTCCTCAGCAAGTCCGTCGCGGACGTGGCCGAGTTCACCGGCGTGCTCGCGGCGGTGCACAGCGTGGAATTGCGGCCCCGCGTGGGCGGCTACATCGAGTCGGTGCGCTTCGCCGAGGGCGGGCTCGTCACGGCGGGGCAGGTGTTGTTCCAGCTCGACGCACGCACCTATGAGGCGGCGTTCGCGCGGGCGAAGGCGGAGCTGCTCCAGGCCGAGGAGCGGCAGACGCTCGCGCAGAAGCGGTTCGAGCGCGGCGAGAAGCTGGTGGCCGAGCAGGCCATCTCCCAAGGTGACTTCGACGTGCTGGTGGCGGAGCGCGCGGAGTCACGCGCCCGCGTTGAGTCCGCGAAGGCGGCCGCGCGCGCGGCGGAGATCGACCTGCAGGATACGCGCGTGCGTGCGCCGGTCAGCGGCCGGGTGGGCCGGGCGCTGGTGACGCAGGGCAACCTGGTGAGCGGTGGCAGTGCCAACGCCACGGTGCTCACCACGGTCGTCTCCGTGGAGCCGTACTACGTCTACTTCGACGTGGATGAGGCGACGTACCTGCGCTTCTCGGGTACGTCGTCGGGCGCGCGCGGCAAGGATGGCCGCGTCAACTCGGTGCCTGTCCGCGTGGCGCTGAGGGGCGAGGATGGTTTCTCTCGCGAGGCCCGGCTCGACTTCCTGGACAACCAGGTGTCGGTGGCGACGGGCACGGCGCGGGCTCGGGCGGTGCTGCCCAATCCGGATGGGAAGCTGACGGCGGGGCTGTACGCCCGCGTGCGGCTGGAGACGGGCGCCGCGCGTCCCACCATCCTCATCCAGGACCAGGCGGTGGCCACGGACCAGAAGGGCCGGTACGTGCTGGTGATTCGCGCGGACCAGACGTTGGAGCAGCGGCGGGTGGAGTTGGGGCCCCTCGATGGTGGCTTGCGCGTGGTGCGCGGCGGCCTGTCGGCGGGTGAGCGGGTGGTTCTCAAGGGGTTGGCCCGGCCGGGCATGAAGGTGGCGCCGACGGTGGTGGCCATGGCCGACTCCGAACATGTTGGAGGCGCACGGCCGTGA